The window TGAATCTAAGCGCCTTCTGGAAAATGCTTTGCCATTACCAAAAGAACAGCAAGAAAGACTGGCAAGCATCAGAAGAGACACTTCAGAAATCATGAATAAAGTGGGATTCCTACACGGTGAATTAAGCGAAAGAATGGCGCGCCTTGAAGCTCAAGCAGAATACGGAAAACTCCAAAAATTGATGAAAGACCTTGAAAATAAAGAAAAAGAACTGGATAAAAAGATTGAAAAGGAAAGGTAAAGGAGGAAGTGAAATATGACCCCACTTGAGTTGTTTGCAATTCTGATTTTAGCAGGAGCAATTATTGTACTATTATATTATTACATTCAGGAAATGAATAGAACAGGTAGTGCAGGTTTCGATACCGTAAAATCAAGTGTTTCTAGTATGGGTAAAGGAGTTTCGGATGCAGGGACACGCTTTTCGGAAGGGATTTCCCAACAATACAGCAGCCGCAATGTTGAAGGGGAAGGTAGAATGTCAGGAGTAAGCGAAAGAGTATCTGAAATGGGGGAAAAGCTAAAAGGAAGAGTGAAGGATGTTCCTATAAGCACAGATGTTTTATCTGGTAGAATAGACGAATTCTTACATGAACAGAGTGATCAACTTATAAAAGATTGGGCACTGGCCACAAAATCAGACCTGAATGAACTCGAAAAAAGGTACAGTAAAGTATCTCGTGATGTAGATGACCTTGCTAAACGATTTGATGAATTCAGAGGACATGCAAATAAAAAATTTGATCACATTGAGGAAAGATTAAAGGCACTGGAGGAAGAAGAACCAGAAATATCTGAATAACTGTACATTTTAGTTTTTCATTTATAAATGTTGAATGATAAAATGGTCGAAGTTTTGGATATAATTAATATATTAGTTATTTTTCTTTCTTATTTTGGGGCAATAATTATTTTTTACGGTGGTATAAGAGCCGCAGTTAAGGTCCTTGCAATTGAGATTTTAAGTAGAGGAAATGATTATAGTAATATAAGGCGTGATTTTACCTATAAAATAGTGCTTGGATTAGAGTTTTTCATAGTTGCAGATCTTATAAAATCAGTTCTTGAACCCACATTTGATCAGTTAATCACTCTGGCAATAATTGTGGCCATAAGGACTGTTGTAGGATACTCTTTAACTCATGAAATTAAAGAATTAGAAAACAGGGATTAGTTATTAATAAAAGAATACTTTTCAGTCCAATTTTATTTAAAATCACATTCAAATAATTATTTTTTCAATATAAACTAAAATAAAAAATAATTCATTAAATTCAACTAAAAGAAACCTTTATATACTCCAAAGTACAAACCATGATACTACAGCGGGGTGGGGTAGTCTGGTGATCCCGCGGGGCTCATAACCCCGAGAGCCCTAGTTCAAATCTAGGCCCCGCTACTCATTATTATATTTTCTTAAATTCCTAAAAATTTCAATTGAGGTTTCCTTTATTCTTGGGACACAAATTTTAGAAAAATTTTAAAGTTATCATTGAAATAATAATTTTAAAGTGGGTGAAGCCCGCTTGTTTTTAATCAACCGCTCAAAAATTGAAAGATTTTTGGCGCCCTAAACACTTGTGTTTTTGGGCTTTTTATTAAAAAAGTTGGGGGTAAGCCGAAGAGCAGCTAACGGTTTATTGCTTTAATGCAATTTAAACTGAGGAAACTCCATCCATCATACAGAACCGCGGTGTCATGAGGCACATGTTTAGATGCATAACTCTGGAGCAGAAACGAAACGTCTTTTGATAGATGAAAATGATGCACAAGCTGAAGATATCAAAAGGAACGGTGAAACGGCCATTTCGCGGGATGCAAGGGCAAATGCTGTCGATGAATCCTGTATGAGGCAGAGGTAGCCCGCATAGATGAATGCTGCTGAAACAGAAGGTGGGTTACTCTCGGCATACCCCATCTTTAAAAAAAAGATGGGCCAAAATAAAATGCGCGTTCTAAAATAAAGCATACCTCAAAGAAATCTGATTATTGTCCAAAAAGAAATCCAAAAGCGAACTATTTTTATATTATCCTATTTTATCTTCATAAACCCTTAAAGACTTGGAAAGCGCTGCAGTTTCACTGATGGATGCACCAATTAAAATTGCAAGCAATATTTCTTCTTCTTTAGCTCCAAATTCAGTGGCAACTTCGATATGGGTGTTAAGACAATGTTCTGACCCTGCAGCAACTGCAGCTCCTATTGATATAAATTCCTTTGTTAGAATTGGTAAAGTATCATTTTTCATTAGTTTTTCAACTTTATCAAAATAAGCCTTTAATAGTTCTGGATTTTTGGATATGACCTCAAAAAATTATTTATTTTTTGTGGCCCTCGAAAAATTGTTTTCGGGCGTGTGAAAATTTCAATTTTCGCGGCCACAAAACTGAATGTTTTGTGAGCATATAAAATCAAAGATTTTCTAATGTTCAGAAAATACGTAGTATTTTCATCAATTTGAATTATTTTAGGTACAAATCCAAAAAATCCCCAATTTTAGTTAATATCCATGTAACATCTACATCTTCTCGCATTAAATCATCCCAGATTTCATTAACTTACTTTAAATTCAATACAGCTATTAATATAATAGATTTTTTAAATTACATATATTTATTATTAAGCCATTTTTCAATTTAAATCATTAAAAAATTAATCAAAAATTAAATGAAATTAAATAAGTAATTTATTTATTTTAAATTTTCACTTGCAACATTTTTTTCTGTCGCTGCTCCTTTTTCACAGTAAAAAAGCTATTTAATCGATATTCAATTTCGTTTGGGCAATGGGGGCACAAACATCCTCTTTTTTGAAGATCACATCCTGAACTTCCTATTGAACAAAAAAGTCGTTCATTGTTTTTTCCCATGCATTCATTATATACGGGACATTGCGGGCAACGGCATCTTTCCGCGTTTTCTTTTGTATCTGGAACAATAAGATTTATTTCAGCCAAATAATCACCTTAATCGCGTTTATTGGCATTAAAATTATATTACTTTTTAGCAGCACCTTCAGCACAGTAATAGAACTCTGTTAATCCATAATCTCCCTGAATTGGGCATTGGCCACATAAACAACCCATTTTCTCAAGTTCACATTCAGTTTTTCCTTGAGAGCAGAAAAGGCGCTGATTTCTATTTCGCATGCATTCGTTACGAGTTGGACATCCAGGACAGAGACATCTGCCCGCATTTTCCTTAGTATATGGGACAATTA of the Methanobacterium sp. genome contains:
- a CDS encoding DUF1622 domain-containing protein, whose protein sequence is MVEVLDIINILVIFLSYFGAIIIFYGGIRAAVKVLAIEILSRGNDYSNIRRDFTYKIVLGLEFFIVADLIKSVLEPTFDQLITLAIIVAIRTVVGYSLTHEIKELENRD
- a CDS encoding carboxymuconolactone decarboxylase family protein, with the protein product MSKNPELLKAYFDKVEKLMKNDTLPILTKEFISIGAAVAAGSEHCLNTHIEVATEFGAKEEEILLAILIGASISETAALSKSLRVYEDKIG